The DNA segment TTAAAACAGCAATTAATATAGATGCTGCAGCCACAGGAACTAAATACATCAAATAATTTATTTGAAAAATACTTATTATTTTTGCTAATAAAACTATAAAGATTGTCAATGCCTCAATTAAAACTAATTTTTTATTATCATTCCAAATTTTAGGATTATATTGCCAGAGATAATACGCAGCAGAGATAATTAATATCAAAATAACAAAAACAATACCTATAATATTTATATAATCAACCTGAGGTTTTTGTAATCCTAAAGCCTCTAAGACTTTTATGTCTTCTTCAGTAACTACATCACCTTTTCTTATAATTACTTCTCCCTGTCTAACTGTTCTAGTAACAGGTTCAACATTTTCTCTGGCTTCTTCTTTCCTTTGTTGAGTTCCTTCTTCATTAAAGTTCATATTGGGTTGAACTGTGGTATTTAAAATATTAAGAACCATATCTTGATAATCATTACTTAAATCTAATTCTTCAACTTCTTCTTCAAAACTATTTTTAACTGTTTCAATATCATCTGGTAAAATTCTATTATTTAGATGTTTGTTCATTATTTCTCTTGTGCTTTCGCGGACTTTATTTATAGATTCTTCATTACCAGTTATTAATAAATTATATGTTTTACCAGCATAATTTTCATCAATTTCTGTTATGAGTTTCTGGATCTTTTCTTCTACAGATAGTTTATCACCATTATTAAGATTTGTTTCTTTATTACCACCATTACTTTCACTGTTTCCTTCAGTTAATTCCTGATTATCTTCTTCTGAATATACTTGACTTCTTAACTTTGCAGCAGTTATAAATAAATTATCTATTTTTTGATTAACTATTTCATTAACCTTCTTATTTTCTTCATAAACTCTAGGAGCAGATTCTGCTGCCTCTTTTTTTAACTCTTCAGTTTTTTCTTTATCAGTAAAAGTAGTCGTTTTTTCAGCTACTATATTAGTATTACTAACTTCCCCGGCATTAAGATCTAATTGGTTAGGAAAAAAATCTATGGTCAGTATAACAACCAGGATAATAAAGAAAATAATACCCCATAAAATTTTTCTGACCAGGGGATCACTAAATTTACTTTCTTTAAATATAGATTTCCACCACTTTCTAATTTTTTTAAACATCATAATTAGCTCCCATTTCCATGCCTATCATAGGCATTTATTATCTTCTTAACAAGTTTATGTCTGACTACATCTCTATCAGACAAATAAACAAATTCTATTCCTTTAATACCTGCTAAAATCTTTCTAACCTGATTTAAACCAGAATTTCTACTATTAGGTAAGTCAATCTGAGTAATGTCACCTGTAACTACTGCCTGAGAATTAAATCCAATTCTCGTTAAAAACATTTTCATTTGTTCAGGAGTAGTGTTCTGAGCTTCATCAAGTATTACAAAAGAATCATCAAGAGTTCTTCCTCTCATATAAGCAAGTGGAGCTACTTCAATTATATCTTTTTCTAAATATTCATTTACCTTTTCCGGTCCTAAAATATCATATAAAGCATCATATAAAGGTCTAAGATAAGGATCAACTTTATCCTGCATATCTCCTGGTAAAAAACCTAATTTTTCACCAGCTTCTATTGCAGGTCTTGTAAGTATAATTCTATTTACATTTTTATTCATCAAATTCTTAACAGCCATAACCATTGCTAAATATGTTTTACCAGTACCTGCTGGTCCAATTGAAAAAACAATATCAGAACTTTTAATAGCTTCAACATATAATTTTTGTCCTAAAGTTTTAACTTTTATTTTTTTTCCTTTAAAATTCATTTGTAGTACTTCACTAAAAATATCTTCTAAATTAATAGAACTATCTTTCTGTAATAATTCTATAGCATAATTAACTTCTCTTTCAGTTAATTCTTTATCCTTATTAGTAATACTTAATAATTCTTCAATAATTTCACTACTATCCTCAACTGCCTTATTATCACCAGTTATTTTAATAGTATTACCTCTTGCAATCATATTTACATTAAGCTCTTTTTCAATTACTTTTAAATTTTTATCTTTTTTTCCAAATAAATTACGTGCTATTTGATATTCTTCTATTATTATTTCTTTTTCTTTTTCAGGCATAATTTCCTCCTCAAATAATATTTTCCTCTTTATATTAAATTCAATAGTAACTCTATTATTCCTCCATTATAAAACATATATATAATAAAAATATTTTCAACCAATCAATATTATTATATCATATTTAAAGCTTCTTACAAGTCATAAAAACAAATGTTTATATCATTAAAAAAAGGCCGACTAAAAAGCCGGCCTTAATAAAAAACATATTATGTTAGGTAAATACTAAAATTTCTTCAAATCATCACTAACTATAAGTTCTGCATCTGTTTTTTCTTTTACTTCGTCCAGAGTAGTATCTTTAGCTATTTCTGTTAAAAGAAGGCCATCTTCTGTAACCTCCATCACAGCCAATTCGGTTACAATCATATCAACTTCACCAGCTGCTGTTAACGGTAGAGTACATTCGTCTAAAATTTTAGCTCCACCTTTTTTAGTAGTATGAGTAGTTGCAATTATAACTTCTCTTGCTCCAACAGTTAAATCCATTGCGCCTCCCATACCAGGTACTAATTTACCAGGAATCATCCAGTTAGCTAGATTACCCTTTTCATCTACCTGTAATGCCCCAAGTACAGTAGCATCCAGATGACCACCTCGAATTATCGCAAATGAGGTTGCACTATCAAAAAATGCAGCATCTTTATTAAATGTAACAGGTTGTCCACCAGCATTAATTACATCTTTGTCTTCTTCACCTTCTTCTGGAGTTGGTCCAAGTCCAACAAAACCATTTTCAGACTGAAGAATCATTTTTATGTCATCAGAAATATAATTAGCAACCATTGTAGGCATTCCTATACCTAGATTAACTAAATCTCCATCTTGCATTTCCTGTGCTATACGTTTTGCAATTTTTTCTCTTTTATTTGCCATATTATCACCCCTTTAACTACGTTTTACTATAGTTGCTGCTCCCTGTCCTCCACCAATACACAGGGTAGCTAATCCATATTTAGAATCACGCTTTTTCATTTCATGTAATAAAGTAACTAAAATTCTATTACCACTGCAACCAATAGGATGACCAAGAGCAATTGCTCCTCCATTTACATTAGTAATATCAAGATCGAATCCTAGTTCTTTTTTTACAGCAAGTGACTGGGCTGCAAAAGCTTCGTTTGCTTCAATTAAATCCATATCTTCTACATTCATCCCTGCTTTTTCCATAGCTTTTTTGGTAGCAGGAATTGGTCCAGTACCCATAATTTTTGGATCTACACCACCTGAAGCATAAGAAACAATGGTAGCCAATGGTTCAACTCCCAATTCTTCAGCCTTTTCTTTACTCATTAAAACAATAGCTGAAGCACCATCATTAATACCAGAAGAATTAGCAGCAGTTACTGTTCCATCTTTTTTGAAAGCCGGACTTAAATTAGAAAGCTTATCAGCAGTAGTTCCAAAACGTGGATGTTCATCCTGATCAAATACTTTTGGATCTCCTTTTCTTTGAGGAATTTCTACAGGTACTATTTCATCATCAAAACGGCCTTCTTTAATTGCTTTTTCAGCTCTTTGTTGACTTTGGGCTGCAAATTCATCCTGCTCTTCTCTGGTTAAATCCCATTTTTGAGCAATATTTTCTGCTGTTATACCCATATGATAATCATTAAATGCATCCCATAGTCCATCTTTGATCATCATATCAACTAGTTTACCATCACCCATTTTATTTCCCCAACGAGATCCTTCAGCAACATAATTGCTTTGGCTCATACTTTCCATACCGCCAGCAATAATTACATCAGCATCTCCTAATAAAATTGCCTGAGTTGCAAGATTAACTGTTTTGAGTCCAGAACCACATACTTTATTAATAGTAGTAGCAGGAACATCATAAGGAACTCCTGCATTAACTGAAGCCTGGCGAGCAGTATTTTGGCCTAAACCACCCTGAAGTACATTACCCATTAGTACTTCATCAATATCTTCGCCTTCAACACCAGCTCTCTTGATAGCTTCTTTTATAACTACTTCTCCTAATTTGACTGCTTCAACATCTTTTAGGCTTCCACCAAAACTTCCAATAGCTGTTCTTGTTGCACTAGCTATTACAACTTCTTTCATAATTTAAAAACTCCTTTCGTTTTATAATACTAGTTTACTAAAATTTTTAAACTATTAATTAAGAAAAATCTACAACATGATCAACAAAAACTCCTGGAGTCATAACTTCATTAGGTTCAATTTCTCCAGCAGGAACAATTTCTTCTGCTTCTACTATTACAAGATCAGCAGCCATTGCAATTAATGGATTGAAATTGCGTGCTGAATATCGATAAACTAAATTGCCTGATTCATCTGCTTTCCAGGCTTTAACAAAAGCTACATCAGCACCTAATGGTTTTTCCAATAGATAATCTTTACCATCAACAGTTATTTTTTCCTTATCATCTTCAACAACTGTTCCAACACCAGTAGGTGTTAAAAACCCACCTAAGCCAGCACCTTTACTTCTAATTCTCTCGGCAAGTGTTCCCTGAGGAACTAAATCAACTTCTATTTCTTCATTATTCATTTGTTTTCCAGTTTGAGGATTAGTTCCTACATGAGATGCAATAACTTTTTTCACTCTTTTTTCAACTATTAAACTTCCTAATTTCTTTTCAGGAAATCCAGTGTCATTTGCAATAAGTGTTATATCTTTAATGTCAATATCATGTAAAATGTCAATTAAGTTATCAGGTGTTCCACATTCTAAAAATCCACCAAACATAATACTTAGTCCATCTTTTAGCTCATCTCTTATTTCATCAAATTTGACTACTTTAGACATATTTTGACCTCCTTTTTATGATTTAAAAAACTATAAACCCTACAGAAGCAAGGGCTCCAACCCAAAGTAAAATCACAATACAATATCCCATTATATCTCTAGCTCCAAGACCGGCAATTCCTAAAGCAGGTAATGCCCAGAACGGTTGAATCATATTAGTCCATGCATCTCCCCAGGCCACAGCCATAGCTGTTTTAGCAGCATCAACTCCTAATTCTGTACCAGCAGGAATCATAACAGGTGCCTGAACTGACCACTGTCCTCCTCCAGAAGGAACAAAGAAGTTTACTAAACCAGCACTTAAGAAAGAGAAAAACGGAAATGTATTTGCAGTAGAAATTGAAACAAACCATTCAGAAATGATCGTTGCCAGACCAGAACTGACCATCATTCCCATAATACCAGCATACAATGGGAATTGAAGAATAATTCCACCGGCACTCTTTACAGCTTCATTAAAAGCAGTAAGGTAACGTCTTGGAGTTTTGTGAAGTATAATACCCAAAACAAGGAAAATGAAAATAACAATATTTAAGTTTAATCCGCCACCTTGAGAAAAGTAATAACCAATATAAGACAAGCCTAATATACCCAATAAAACTGAAAGAAACGGAGAATTTTCAACTTTATCAGCAAAAAACATTTCTTTATTATCTACAACTTTTCCTGATTCCTCTTTTTCATTACCATCATCTAAAATTTCTTTATCGACAACAATTCTATCTTCTTTATCTGGAAGCATAAATTTGTTAATAAAAGGTATTGATAAAATAACAACTGCACTTAAAATCAAATTAAAAGGACTAAAAATAGTCTCAGAAATTGGAATTAATCCACCAATCATTTCTTGAGAAAAATTACCTTCAGTTGCTACGGTTAGAGGAATAGACCCTGCTAAACCTGCATGCCAGACAATAAATCCAGAATATGCACTGGCAATAAGTAAAGGATAATCAATTCCATCTACCTGACGAGCCATTTCTTTAGCAAGTAAGGCTCCTATAACCAAACCAAAACCCCAATTAATCCAACAGGCTATTGCAGCAATAAAAGTTGTCATAAGAATTGCCTGTCCAGGACTACTAGGTACCTGAGCAATACTTTTTAAGATTTTCTTAAAAAGATTACTATTAGCTAAAGCATGCCCGGTAACAAGAACAAGAGACATCTGCATAGCAAATGCAAGAAGATTCCAGAATCCCTCTCCCCAATGGGCAACCATTTCAACTGGTGAATTACCAGCTATAAAGATCCCCATTACATAAACAATAAAAGTCAAAATAACAGCAAAAATAAAAGGATCCGGTAAATATTTTTGAACTAGTGAAACGAAAAAATTAGATACTTTTTTAAACATCTCATCCACTCCTTAGATTTATTTTTTATCACTTCCACTTAATATAATTATGCATTTATTATGCCAAAAATTAAGGTAAAAAATCGAACTTTTATTTCTTTATTAGACTTATTTCGACTTATTTATTACTTTTTTGTCTTTTTTTGATTCAATAATGTATCAATGATATTAGCAGTAAATATCTATTCTAAAAAATAAATAGCGTATGTTAATAACTAATAGAATAATTCAATATATATCTTATATATATTTTTATACTTACATTTTATATCTTATCATTAATATTTGTCAACTAAAAATATTTTTATTTATTCAATTGATACATTTTTGTATCAATGATTTATTTTTGTATCAATTTCTGGTTTAAAACTTGATAAAGTTAAAAATTTAACATATAATATCTTTAATCTTTTACTCTTCATACCACCTTAGGAGGATTGATTATGAAATTTAAAGAATTTATGATTGAAAATTTTCCAATTTATGATTTAAATAAATCTATAGAAGAAAATTTAAATAATAGTTTGAATTATAATTACGAATATATTCCTGTAAAAGATAATTCAAATAAATTTTTAGGATTAATTACAAAAAATGACTTGTTGAAAATTCATTTTAACTCAAAAAAGAATACTATTACTGATATTTCAAAATACATAATTAATGAAAATGCAAAAGTTGAACAAAATCAAAAAATAAAATCTCTGGATAAAATTCCAAAATATCCTTTAGTCGTTATTAATAAAAAT comes from the Halanaerobiales bacterium genome and includes:
- a CDS encoding HDIG domain-containing protein codes for the protein MFKKIRKWWKSIFKESKFSDPLVRKILWGIIFFIILVVILTIDFFPNQLDLNAGEVSNTNIVAEKTTTFTDKEKTEELKKEAAESAPRVYEENKKVNEIVNQKIDNLFITAAKLRSQVYSEEDNQELTEGNSESNGGNKETNLNNGDKLSVEEKIQKLITEIDENYAGKTYNLLITGNEESINKVRESTREIMNKHLNNRILPDDIETVKNSFEEEVEELDLSNDYQDMVLNILNTTVQPNMNFNEEGTQQRKEEARENVEPVTRTVRQGEVIIRKGDVVTEEDIKVLEALGLQKPQVDYINIIGIVFVILILIISAAYYLWQYNPKIWNDNKKLVLIEALTIFIVLLAKIISIFQINYLMYLVPVAAASILIAVLIDSKASIVITLFISMLVALVFGGEFDVFIVGFIGGLIGVFSVSKVSQRSDLVRAGFYVSGVLIILIFAMNSIQLTNDWIMMTQAIGMGILNGILVAILANGLLPYLENGFGFTSAVKLLELSNPSQPLLKRMLVEAPGTYHHSVIVGNLAEAAADKVKGADSLLARVAAYYHDIGKLRRPYFFIDNQFGGENPHDKISANLSALILKSHVKDGVELAKEYKLPDEIIDIIKEHHGTNLISFFYQEAVKNSKHDEIKESDFRYDGPKPQSKEAAIIMLADIVEATVRSKQFNKNNHNRIESFVRSIIREKLTENQLDECDLSLKDLDIIAENFVKVLTGIYHQRIEYPDNLMEEIKEGEKSD
- a CDS encoding PhoH family protein: MPEKEKEIIIEEYQIARNLFGKKDKNLKVIEKELNVNMIARGNTIKITGDNKAVEDSSEIIEELLSITNKDKELTEREVNYAIELLQKDSSINLEDIFSEVLQMNFKGKKIKVKTLGQKLYVEAIKSSDIVFSIGPAGTGKTYLAMVMAVKNLMNKNVNRIILTRPAIEAGEKLGFLPGDMQDKVDPYLRPLYDALYDILGPEKVNEYLEKDIIEVAPLAYMRGRTLDDSFVILDEAQNTTPEQMKMFLTRIGFNSQAVVTGDITQIDLPNSRNSGLNQVRKILAGIKGIEFVYLSDRDVVRHKLVKKIINAYDRHGNGS
- a CDS encoding 3-oxoacid CoA-transferase subunit B; the encoded protein is MANKREKIAKRIAQEMQDGDLVNLGIGMPTMVANYISDDIKMILQSENGFVGLGPTPEEGEEDKDVINAGGQPVTFNKDAAFFDSATSFAIIRGGHLDATVLGALQVDEKGNLANWMIPGKLVPGMGGAMDLTVGAREVIIATTHTTKKGGAKILDECTLPLTAAGEVDMIVTELAVMEVTEDGLLLTEIAKDTTLDEVKEKTDAELIVSDDLKKF
- a CDS encoding acetyl-CoA C-acetyltransferase, with protein sequence MKEVVIASATRTAIGSFGGSLKDVEAVKLGEVVIKEAIKRAGVEGEDIDEVLMGNVLQGGLGQNTARQASVNAGVPYDVPATTINKVCGSGLKTVNLATQAILLGDADVIIAGGMESMSQSNYVAEGSRWGNKMGDGKLVDMMIKDGLWDAFNDYHMGITAENIAQKWDLTREEQDEFAAQSQQRAEKAIKEGRFDDEIVPVEIPQRKGDPKVFDQDEHPRFGTTADKLSNLSPAFKKDGTVTAANSSGINDGASAIVLMSKEKAEELGVEPLATIVSYASGGVDPKIMGTGPIPATKKAMEKAGMNVEDMDLIEANEAFAAQSLAVKKELGFDLDITNVNGGAIALGHPIGCSGNRILVTLLHEMKKRDSKYGLATLCIGGGQGAATIVKRS
- the atoD gene encoding acetate CoA-transferase subunit alpha → MSKVVKFDEIRDELKDGLSIMFGGFLECGTPDNLIDILHDIDIKDITLIANDTGFPEKKLGSLIVEKRVKKVIASHVGTNPQTGKQMNNEEIEVDLVPQGTLAERIRSKGAGLGGFLTPTGVGTVVEDDKEKITVDGKDYLLEKPLGADVAFVKAWKADESGNLVYRYSARNFNPLIAMAADLVIVEAEEIVPAGEIEPNEVMTPGVFVDHVVDFS
- a CDS encoding short-chain fatty acid transporter gives rise to the protein MFKKVSNFFVSLVQKYLPDPFIFAVILTFIVYVMGIFIAGNSPVEMVAHWGEGFWNLLAFAMQMSLVLVTGHALANSNLFKKILKSIAQVPSSPGQAILMTTFIAAIACWINWGFGLVIGALLAKEMARQVDGIDYPLLIASAYSGFIVWHAGLAGSIPLTVATEGNFSQEMIGGLIPISETIFSPFNLILSAVVILSIPFINKFMLPDKEDRIVVDKEILDDGNEKEESGKVVDNKEMFFADKVENSPFLSVLLGILGLSYIGYYFSQGGGLNLNIVIFIFLVLGIILHKTPRRYLTAFNEAVKSAGGIILQFPLYAGIMGMMVSSGLATIISEWFVSISTANTFPFFSFLSAGLVNFFVPSGGGQWSVQAPVMIPAGTELGVDAAKTAMAVAWGDAWTNMIQPFWALPALGIAGLGARDIMGYCIVILLWVGALASVGFIVF